In Scophthalmus maximus strain ysfricsl-2021 chromosome 21, ASM2237912v1, whole genome shotgun sequence, one genomic interval encodes:
- the si:ch211-285f17.1 gene encoding sickle tail protein homolog isoform X9: MLSSLHSELDIQRYLMRIQLPHRSRSPKHGGSPQPGVGDQVDHLSLASLESLDAMSEADAPTAFTRGSRVRASLPVVRSTNQTKDRSLGVLYLQYGDETKQFRMPNEITTIDTVRALFVSAFPQQLNMKMLESPSVAVYVKDDMRNMYYELTDVRNITDHSCLKVYHKDPAQAFSHGPRPANGDARMHSDGQHHLRQPPMGPPTHHPMQGALPQSPHSMPPSPSRIPFGPRQVSIPGSATIPRERMSTANTPTRSISPCPSAILERRDVKPDEDMGGKSHSLARGNEGLYADPYLLQEGRMSMATAHGPHPNPGLDGPEHGMGGFHRASIRSTGSYSGPSPTDTMDHPSVYRQKSRNSQLPTLGSKTPPPSPHRMAEVRMIDIHGGPPHGIPPHGVPPHGVPPHGVPMERSSPVRQSFRKEEVTGTKTRVNMGSPVVTDLPGHPQGPIPPAGDHHTRVRMKAMEQQIASLTGLVQHALLKGPNTSGNKEPLSERPPKTSSPVHSAHSSGGSPVLAPKSNAALSDKGSAPLKVNVLQFRKNVSDLRVQLHQMRQLQLQNQEALRVQLKRAEQEISVKLAEAMRHLEDPVQRQRALVEEDRHKYLGLEEHVLTQLGDLEQYVGTLQKDSHRVVTLKDVEDGAVTLRKVGESLAGLKGEFPALQTRMRAVLRVEVEAVKFLKEEPHKLDSMLKRVKSLTDTLSGLKRHATEGSQKAPDPSANIPVDTSPPAAVSEALAEAPPVPVQPSSTSAPLERQNSTIRSEVMPSSPVVIHHVQSSRVQMQQSQQSAALTAQPSPPLTPSPTQVPSPNPSKSQGRESPKAASLDPPSPVRHKKTHENPVNNGNQDLVIEELQSSKEKSKSRAMSIEAAEKEWAERRQNMGHYNGKEFEKILQEAQANMMKGIPSLGADENPALPPAASGEQADTHIPEETHSEPRSEPDSDKSAKKEPEKLPKPLMEKPAKPALERPSKTATKPTPTDSFTRQGSEKSSKSPPPPPPRKTFPSSSSGMTTTRSGEVVYTSRKESVSPQEGEEEGPPPTPQPKPTKVPPETKPKPATPPPVTTSASREEEDEGDRIMAELQVFQKCTVKDVGVKNSVEPQIRELRPGALLPLKEKKQSSEPSREDKVPDTDENGNTTVRQTQGVIYYVTGQIPKDHPPLSGTEETPEHQEPTQPPTQVSNVNVNDNSPSQEQQQQQQQQQQQPQSPPPKSPPPLTPPPISPKPVGLNGFKLPKKSVKRSESLKTRLEMEKGKMLNKMNTEKKSKINQEHVYSSKNIIPDPMETTTTSTVRQTAKISVAPNKKAQSEGSDPPKAHFEDDGEGAGLSPDLPGEEAPPPPDNIAFMITNTKVQALSCGEYQELVNAKKGGVKTDTVGGATTDGPTVPQDNGFNKRPVIIIFDEPLDIRSAYKRLSTIFESEEELDRMLAQERIDEESEESDTERSGWLQLKAGGTKIVDDKKVSFSQGTADHVSLSSSSSSSIPELMDSGVNLESNEDAKPDSKKKFKFKFPKKQLAALTQAIRSGTKSGKKTLQVVVYEDEEESDGTVRQHKEAKRFEIARSKSTADTPKVASSAVQKRQNSDSHGRTDEIRKNTYKTLDSLEQTIKQLETTISEMGPRSPEEPVSKEEAKAGNGKSSDGGGLQRSSSLPTSRGSGPRAPSKKPLQQKTKPQLLPRPVVIPTTITATAPTTTVPSAPSTVQQNTSVASPTSRMPVPLTAKSRQSPGTTDKAGKQQKLQDAQRQFRQANGSAKRVGGDHKTTSPTVPISKIPAFYPSSTKGSSQSAQNSDTTNPINPSSSSSSSSSSSSSSSSLTKSSILSSHTPRSSTLPSSHIPSLSNGSLKLPTPSQHTGKALSFSSQTQNGRVHSSSSSFSSSSSSSSPSPLSPTPLGPGGKSIRTIHTPSFTSYRSHNGSSGKSCIPTATSAKDT; this comes from the exons ATgctctcctcccttcactctGAGCTTGACATTCAGAGGTACTTGATGAGAATCCAATTGCCCCACAGA aGCAGAAGCCCAAAGCACGGCGGCAGCCCCCAGCCCGGTGTCGGCGACCAGGTTGACCACCTCTCCTTGGCCTCCCTGGAGTCACTGGACGCCATGTCGGAGGCCGATGCACCCACGGCCTTCACCCGCGGCAGCAGAGTTCGCGCCAGCCTGCCCGTGGTGCGATCGACCAACCAGACAAAGGACCGCTCGCTAG GTGTGCTGTACCTGCAGTACGGGGACGAGACCAAACAGTTCCGCATGCCCAATGAGATCACCACCATCGACACGGTCAGAGCCCTGTTCGTCAGTGCCTTCCCGCAGCAGCTCAACATGAAGATGCTGGAATCGCCCAGCGTCGCCGTCTACGTCAAAGACGACATGAGGAATATGTACTACGAGCTCACCGATGTCAG GAACATCACAGACCACTCCTGTCTGAAGGTCTACCACAAAGACCCAGCCCAGGCATTCAGCCACGGGCCAAGACCCGCCAACGGCGACGCCAGG ATGCACAGTGATGGACAGCACCATCTCAGACAGCCCCCCATGGGTCCCCCAACACACCATCCAATGCAGGGAGCACTCCCCCAGAGTCCCCACTCCATGCCCCCATCCCCCTCCCGAATCCCATTTGGTCCTCGGCAGGTCTCCATACCTGGCAGTGCCACTATCCCAAGGGAGCGAATGTCTACTGCCAACACCCCAACACGCTCCATCTCGCCCTGTCCCAGTGCCATCCTGGAGAGACGGGACGTCAAACCAGATGAGGACATGGGGGGGAAGAGCCACAGTCTAGCCAGGGGAAATGAGGGGCTATATGCAGATCCATACCTGCTCCAGGAGGGTCGAATGAGCATGGCCACTGCCCATGGACCACACCCCAACCCGGGGCTTGATGGTCCAGAACATGGAATGGGGGGATTTCACCGTGCCTCCATTCGCTCCACAGGCTCTTACAGCGGGCCCAGCCCCACAGACACTATGGACCACCCCTCTGTGTACAGGCAGAAGTCCAGAAACAGCCAGCTGCCTACTTTGGGCTCCAAGACTCCTCCCCCATCCCCTCACCGAATGGCTGAGGTACGGATGATTGACATCCATGGCGGACCTCCTCATGGCATTCCACCACATGGCGTTCCACCTCATGGTGTTCCACCTCATGGAGTTCCCATGGAGAGAAGCTCACCAGTGCGCCAGTCCTTCAGGAAGGAAGAAGTGACAGGGACCAAGACCCGGGTCAACATGGGATCACCTGTGGTGACAGACCTCCCAGGTCATCCTCAGGGGCCCATTCCACCTGCCGGTGACCATCACACACG AGTGCGAATGAAGGCTATGGAGCAACAGATTGCCAGCTTGACTGGTCTTGTTCAGCATGCACTTTTAAAGGGGCCAAACACTAGTGGCAACAAGGAGCCTCTAAG TGAGAGACCACCGAAGACATCATCTCCAGTCCACAGTGCACATAGCTCAG GTGGTTCCCCGGTCTTGGCTCCCAAAAGCAATGCAGCCCTGTCAGATAAGGGCTCAGCTCCTCTCAAAGTCAACGTGCTGCAGTTCAGGAAGAATGTTTCTGACCTCAGGGTGCAACTCCATCAGATGAGACAGCTGCAG CTCCAGAACCAGGAGGCATTGCGGGTTCAGCTGAAGCGGGCGGAGCAGGAAATCAGCGTTAAACTGGCAGAGGCCATGCGGCATCTAGAGGACCCAGTCCAGAGGCAGAGAGCGCTGGTAGAAGAGGACAGGCACAAGTACTTGGGACTTGAGGAGCATGTCCTTACACAACTCGG tgATCTGGAGCAGTATGTCGGCACCCTGCAGAAGGACTCACACAGAGTCGTGACCCTGAAGGATGTGGAAGACGGAGCGGTGACTCTGAGGAAGGTGGGAGAATCTCTGGCAGGGCTCAAAG GAGAGTTCCCGGCCCTGCAAACCAGGATGCGTGCTGTGCTCAGGGTGGAGGTCGAGGCCGTCAAGTTTTTGAAGGAGGAGCCTCATAAACTGGACAGCATGCTGAAAAGAGTCAAGAGCCTGACCGACACACTCAGCGGTCTGAAAAG ACATGCTACTGAGGGCTCCCAGAAGGCACCTGATCCTTCTGCCAATATCCCAGTGGACACGAGCCCTCcagcagctgtgtcagaggCTCTTGCAGAAGCTCCCCCAGTGCCAGTTCAGCCGAGCTCCACCTCAGCCCCACTGGAACGCCAGAACTCCACCATCAGATCAGAGGTGATGCCATCCTCCCCGGTGGTCATTCATCATGTGCAGAGCTCCCGAGTCCAGATGCAGCAGTCCCAGCAGTCTGCAGCCTTGACAGCTCAGCCCAGTCCCCCGCTCACCCCCAGCCCCACTCAGGTTCCCAGTCCCAACCCGAGCAAGAGCCAAGGCAGGGAATCTCCCAAGGCTGCCTCCTTGGATCCACCAAGTCCCGTTCGTCACAAAAAGACCCACGAGAACCCAGTGAATAATGGCAACCAGGATCTTGTCATAGAGGAGTTGCAGAGCAGTAAAGAAAAGAGCAAGAGCAGAGCTATGTCCATAGAG GCAGCTGAGAAAGAGtgggcagagaggaggcagaacaTGGGTCATTACAATGGAAAAGAGTTTGAGAAGATCCTCCAAGAAGCCCAAGCCAACATGATGAAGGGCATTCCCAGTCTCGGGGCAGATGAGAACCCAGCACTGCCGCCTGCTGCCAGTGGAGAACAAGCCGACACCCACATTCCTGAGGAGACACATTCAG AGCCCCGGTCTGAGCCAGACTCTGACAAATCAGCCAAAAAGGAGCCTGAGAAACTTCCAAAGCCTTTGATGGAGAAACCAGCCAAGCCGGCACTGGAGAGACCCTCCAAGACTGCCACCAAGCCCACGCCCACTGACAGTTTCACCAGGCAAGGGTCCGAGAAGTCCAGCAagtccccaccaccacctcctccgaGGAAGACCTTCCCCAGCTCGAGCTCAGGCATGACCACCACACGCTCTGGTGAGGTGGTCTACACCAGCAGGAAAGAGTCCGTCTCCCCTCAG GAGGGTGAAGAAGAGGGCCCACCTCCCACACCACAACCCAAGCCCACCAAGGTTCCACCAGAGACCAAGCCAAAGCCCGCTACCCCTCCCCCTGTTACTACTTCTGCctccagagaagaggaggatgaaggagacaGGATCATGGCAGAGCTCCAG GTTTTCCAGAAGTGCACAGTTAAGGATGTAGGGGTGAAAAATTCGGTAGAGCCGcaaatcagagaattaagacCAGGGGCCTTGTTGCCCCTCAAAGagaaaaag CAGAGCTCAGAGCCCAGTCGAGAGGATAAAGTTCCAGACACAGATGAAAACGGAAATACTACTGTGCGACAGACCCAAGGG GTCATATACTATGTGACTGGCCAGATTCCAAAAGATCATCCACCCCTGTCAGGAACAGAGGAGACCCCCGAACACCAAGAGCCCACGCAGCCTCCAACACAGGTGTCAAATGTCAATGTTAATGACAATTCTCCAAGccaggaacagcagcagcagcagcagcagcagcagcagcagccacagtctCCACCACCCAAATCTCCCCCACCTTTAACACCTCCACCTATATCTCCTAAGCCTGTGGGACTCAATGGATTTAAACTGCCAAAGAAGTCAGTTAAACGCTCTGAATCCTTGAAGACCAGGTTAGAAATGGAAAAGGGAAAGATGCTCAACAAAATgaacactgaaaagaaaagtaaaatcaaCCAGGAGCATGTGTATTCCAGTAAGAATATAATACCTGACCCTATGGAAACAACGACAACCAGCACCGTAAGGCAGACAGCTAAAATTTCTGTTGCCCCAAATAAAAAGGCTCAGAGTGAGGGCAGTGATCCACCTAAAGCACACTTTGAGGATGATGGCGAGGGGGCAGGTCTTAGTCCTGATCTACCTGGAGAAGAGGCACCTCCACCCCCTGACAACATAGCATTTATGATCACTAACACCAAGGTTCAGGCCCTGTCTTGTGGAGAGTACCAAGAACTGGTCAATGCCAAGAAGGGAGGTGTCAAGACAGATACTGTAGGTGGTGCCACCACAGACGGTCCCACTGTGCCACAGGATAACGGCTTCAACAAGAGGCCCGTCATCATCATTTTTGATGAGCCCTTAGACATCCGTTCAGCTTACAAACGTCTGTCCACCATATTTGAAAGTGAGGAGGAACTGGACAGGATGCTGGCACAAGAGCGCATTgacgaggagagcgaggagTCAGACACCGAGAGGAGTGGTTGGCTGCAGCTAAAAGCTGGAGGGACCAAAATTGTCGATGACAAGAAGGTCAGCTTTTCACAGGGTACCGCGGACCATGTCAGCTTATCGTCCTCATCTTCGTCTTCAATACCTGAACTCATGGACAGCGGAGTAAACTTGGAGTCAAACGAAGACGCCAAGCCGGACAGCAAGAAGAAGTTCAAGTTTAAGTTCCCTAAGAAACAGCTGGCTGCACTGACCCAGGCAATTCGCAGTGGTACCAAGTCAGGCAAGAAGACTCTACAGGTTGTTGTgtatgaagatgaggaggaatcAGATGGCACTGTCAGGCAGCACAAAGAAGCAAAGAGATTTGAGATTGCGCGTTCAAAGTCCACAGCAGACACACCCAAGGTAGCGAGTTCAGCTGTGCAGAAGAGGCAAAACTCGGACTCCCACGGCAGGACAGACGAGATCCGGAAGAACACCTACAAGACACTGGACAGTCTAGAGCAGACCATCAAACAACTGGAGACCACTATTAGTGAGATGGGACCACGCTCCCCTGAGGAGCCAGTCTCTAAAGAGGAGGCTAAAGCAGGGAATGGGAAAAGCTCAGATGGAGGAGGACTACAGagatcttcctctctccctacCTCCAGAGGGTCAGGCCCTAGGGCACCCAGCAAAAAACCATTGCAGCAGAAGACTAAACCTCAGCTCCTTCCTCGCCCTGTAGTCATTCCTACTACTATCACTGCCACCGCTCCAACCACCACTGTGCCCAGTGCCCCCAGCACCGTACAACAG AACACCAGTGTCGCTTCCCCTACTAGTCGGATGCCCGTCCCTTTGACTGCGAAGTCCAGGCAGTCGCCGGGTACTACTGACAAAGCAGGAAAACAGCAAAAACTGCAGGACGCTCAGAGGCAGTTCCGACAG GCTAACGGAAGTGCTAAAAGAGTGGGAGGGGATCATAAAACTACTTCCCCTACTGTACCCATCTCTAAAATCCCTGCTTTTTATCCTAGCTCTACTAAAGGCAGTTCCCAGTCTGCACAAAACTCAGATACTACTAATCCCATTaatccttcctcttcttcctcctcctcttcctcctcctcctcctcctcctcctctttgacAAAGTCCTCCATCCTGTCCTCTCACACTCCCCGTTCCAGTACCCTGCCCTCCTCCCACATCCCCTCCTTGTCTAATGGATCCCTCAAACTCCCCACGCCCTCACAGCACACAGGTAAAGCTCTCTCGTTCTCCTCACAGACTCAGAATGGCCGAgtgcactcctcctcctcttcattctcctcctcatcctcctcctcctccccctcccctctgtcgcCCACACCTTTGGGCCCAGGTGGAAAGAGCATCCGCACCATACACACCCCCAGCTTCACCAGCTACAGGTCCCACAACGGCAGCAGCGGCAAATCCTGCATCCCAACAGCTACATCAGCTAAGGACACTTAG